The segment CGTGCTCCGGTTCGTCCGCCGTGGCGATCACGTGACTGGAGGGGCCAATGACGGAGAGGTCGACGACCCGCGCCTTGCCGTCCTCGTCGCACACCAGCATGCCGCTGAGATTCGCCGAGAACTCCTCATGCCGGCGCACCGCCTCCTCTACCGCGGCGTGCGTGCCGACGAAGAAGGCGCGTGTGTCACCGATCGCGCAGACCGGGGCCAGCGCGCGCATGCGCGCGTACAGCGGGTACGGGTTCTGGATCGCGTCGGAGGTGAAAAACTCGCTGCCGTCGATGGCGGTCATGGGTGCTCCGTTCGGCCGCTGTAGGCGTGGGGGGTCGAGGACAGGAAGAATAAGGCCTCTCTCTGTCCGGAGCCAAGCCATCACGGTCTGCTGCTCCCAGGCGTGCGGGTGGCGCCCAACCCACGAATTGCCAGCATCCGCGCTGGGTCCTGCCCCGAACCTACGGACATTCGCCGGTAGATCCGGTGACCGCCATCGGGCGCCCCACGGCAGATGCGGTGTCGGATTAATTTACAACGCCCGTCCCTCATATCCGTCGACCTGAGCGCAACCCATTGAAATTCAAGCGACACCTACCTTGTGGCCCACGGTTTGCCCGGGATCGATCGCAGCACCCGATTCCGAACAACATAACGAGGAGAAATTTCATGAACACACGCATTCTGCTTTCCGCACTCGCGGGGCTGGTGCTATCCGGGCACGCGGTAGCCGTCACGCTGTACGCGAACGACTTCGACGGCGGCGTGGACGTCGACGGCGGCGTCGGCGTGGCCGGCTTCACCAACGGCGGACTCGACAGCGCCACGGTGGGCTCCTGGAACGCCGACGGCTGGTCGGGTTCGGTGTTCCGCAACACCAGCACCGGCGATCCGGCATTGCTGTCGGAGCTGACGCTGAGCAACCTCGCGCCGCACAGTGCGGTGGAAATCGACTTCCTGCTCGGCCTGCTCGAGAGCTGGGACAGCAGCGACGGCGGCTGCTGTGCGCCGGACTGGCTGGACATCTACATCGACAGCTCGCTGGCGGCGTCGCTGACCACGAATAACGCACTCGGCACGGTCGAGGATTACGACGGCGGCACCGAGTTGTACGAAGGCGTGCAGATCAACGGCGGAAGCTACTACTACTCCGACGCGTTGATCGACATGAGCACTGCGGGTTTCCTGAGCTTTGCGCACACCGGCAGCACGCTGACGCTGGGCCTGCAGGCGCGCGGTGGCGGCTGGCAAGGCGGCGACGACGAGAGCTGGGGCATCGACAGCCTGCAGATCAGTTACGACGGTCAGCGCAGCGAAGTTCCGCTACCGGGAACGCTGCCGCTGCTCGGCATCGGTCTGGCCGGACTCGGCCTGGCACGTCGCCGCCCGTAGGCCCGAGCCGTGCCCGGACACGGTTTGTTCGTGTA is part of the Pseudomonadales bacterium genome and harbors:
- a CDS encoding PEP-CTERM sorting domain-containing protein translates to MNTRILLSALAGLVLSGHAVAVTLYANDFDGGVDVDGGVGVAGFTNGGLDSATVGSWNADGWSGSVFRNTSTGDPALLSELTLSNLAPHSAVEIDFLLGLLESWDSSDGGCCAPDWLDIYIDSSLAASLTTNNALGTVEDYDGGTELYEGVQINGGSYYYSDALIDMSTAGFLSFAHTGSTLTLGLQARGGGWQGGDDESWGIDSLQISYDGQRSEVPLPGTLPLLGIGLAGLGLARRRP